The following proteins are encoded in a genomic region of Oncorhynchus kisutch isolate 150728-3 linkage group LG4, Okis_V2, whole genome shotgun sequence:
- the lg4h19orf44 gene encoding uncharacterized protein C19orf44 homolog isoform X3, giving the protein MSSALERAQAQLSERRITKNTADSKDNPECYVAKGTVKTHGDPGYVDTIANRRNTSQARQTPLQDLSDLSLSLEDDPPPESVGAGWGSRFLKKAPPPATSQSPAQSRTQTQPVEPKYVTTCQRSSQSAALSRLALIENRIRNRQQARDGPALSNRSTPPAPQERETPLTLSDQSSSDLSMKGKRFLKKSVNASPTPAVVPKEKGPDLDLMPLGGFKAPTPPVRVASRGVTLDSDEEDMRKLLGGSFELSEDSLHKEARVSSQTTRKSFVKRSQKVSPSPPLVDWLSSVRALSRSPPFPQRLGSPNRFSSRALAQHSPSLSIRSASVVLSPSPSPPNTPASGRQGSPRARHLRCSRSSVSALSEVRSLEELFPEALGSLVELYPEDLPSDDAISEKSGVSDEFKLNIMSLDDLAPAITLGMSENKKMNKKETKAVKELAARSFMEEVSSEEQIPSEELRKDYESDFESEIRTETDRSRVSEISEHLKYGDKDMSEVRNYIVSDTSRQDKHSSVSEGDSHVTHTDYSRTTDSFTGRSSKGSYSRSSSRSHSVADTITPSSVWKRRSPSRRSVREAAVQTQADGLAYTWSSVCVGMAALGPAVGMAYVDPTPVASYTVSAESVEALSAYSPAVFALNDMLRQQLALTKHFVQTSRHLHSSLLQSLGPADYTYTTLEDTKEFIRCHKSPQLTMEVALEEVLQEMREYHYI; this is encoded by the exons AT GAGTTCAGCTCTGGAAAGAGCACAGGCACAGCTCTCAGAGAGGAGAATTACCAAAAACACTGCTGACTCGAAGGATAACCCAGAGTGTTATGTGGCCAAAGGAACAGTTAAAACCCATGGAGATCCA GGATATGTGGACACCATTGCCAATAGGAGAAACACCTCACAAGCCAGACAAACCCCACTCCAGGACCTGAGCGACCTATCGTTATCCTTAGAGGACGACCCACCACCAGAGAGCGTTGGGGCTGGTTGGGGGAGCAGGTTCCTCAAGAAAGCCCCTCCACCTGCTACCAGCCAATCTCCAGCCCAGAGCAGGACCCAGACACAGCCGGTTGAGCCCAAATATGTGACCACATGCCAGAGGAGCTCACAGAGCGCGGCCCTGAGCCGACTGGCCCTCATAGAGAACCGCATCCGAAACCGGCAACAAGCCAGGGATGGACCAGCACTGTCTAATAGGAGTACACCACCAGCCCCCCAGGAGAGGGAGACGCCCCTGACCCTATCTGACCAGTCCAGCAGTGACCTCAGCATGAAGGGAAAACGCTTCCTGAAGAAGTCAGTGAATGCATCACCTACACCTGCTGTAGTTCCCAAGGAGAAAGGCCCAGATCTGGATCTCATGCCATTGGGTGGTTTCAAAGCCCCTACTCCTCCAGTCAGGGTGGCCAGTCGAGGTGTGACTCtggacagtgatgaggaggataTGAGGAAGCTCCTGGGAGGCTCTTTTGAGTTGTCAGAGGATAGCCTGCACAAAGAAGCAAGAGTGTCCTCACAGACAACTAGAAAG TCCTTCGTCAAAAGAAGCCAAAAGGTTTCACCCTCACCCCCACTGGTAGACTGGCTATCCTCAGTCAGAGCACTGTCCCGCTCCCCACCCTTTCCTCAACGACTCGGGTCCCCCAATCGCTTCTCCAGCCGAGCCCTGGCACAGCacagcccttctctctccatccgcAGTGCCTCAGTGGTCCTCTCTCCATCGCCCTCACCCCCCAACACTCCCGCCTCAGGCAGACAGGGCTCCCCCCGGGCCAGACACCTCAGGTGCTCCCGGTCCTCAGTGTCAGCCCTCAGCGAGGTGCGCTCCCTGGAGGAGCTCTTCCCTGAGGCCTTGGGCTCCCTGGTGGAACTCTACCCTGAGGACCTGCCCTCTGACGATGCCATCAGTGAGAAAAGTGGGGTCTCTGATG AATTCAAGCTTAACATTATGTCACTGGACGACCTGGCACCGGCCATCACACTTGGAATGTCTGAGAACAAAAAAATGAATAAG AAAGAAACCAAAGCGGTCAAGGAACTTGCCGCTAGATCATTTATGGAGGAAGTTTCCAGTGAGGAGCAGATCCCATCAGAGGAGCTCAGGAAGGACTATGAGAGTGACTTTGAGAGTGAGAtcaggactgagacagacaggagtAGGGTGAGTGAGATCTCTGAGCACCTGAAATACGGGGACAAGGACATGTCAGAGGTCAGGAACTACATCGTCTCGGACACATCCCGGCAAGATAAGCACTCCAGTGTCTCGGAGGGAGACAGTCACGTCACCCACACAGACTACAGTAGAACCACTGATTCATTCACTGGCAGAAGCAGCAAGGGTTCCTATTCCCGATCATCATCTCGCTCCCACTCTGTGGCTGACACCATCACGCCGTCTAGTGTGTGGAAAAGACGCTCGCCCAGCAGAAGGAGCGTGAGAGAGGCTGCGGTGCAGACCCAAGCAGACGGACTGGCCTACACCTGGTCCTCCG TCTGTGTAGGTATGGCCGCCCTGGGGCCAGCGGTGGGGATGGCCTACGTGGATCCAACCCCTGTTGCAAGTTACACCGTCAGTGCAGAGTCTGTGGAGG CCCTCAGTGCGTACAGCCCTGCTGTGTTTGCCCTTAACGACATGCTGAGGCAGCAGCTGGCCCTCACCAAACACTTTGTCCAGACCAGTCGCCACCTCCACTCCTCCTTGCTGCAGTCCCTGGGCCCTGCAGACTACACCTACACCACTCTGGAGGACACCAAGGAG TTCATTCGCTGTCACAAGTCTCCTCAGCTGACCATGGAAGTGGCCTTGGAGGAGGTTCTTCAGGAAATGAGAGAGTATCACTATATTTGA
- the lg4h19orf44 gene encoding uncharacterized protein C19orf44 homolog isoform X1 yields MWNRCGRSSALERAQAQLSERRITKNTADSKDNPECYVAKGTVKTHGDPGYVDTIANRRNTSQARQTPLQDLSDLSLSLEDDPPPESVGAGWGSRFLKKAPPPATSQSPAQSRTQTQPVEPKYVTTCQRSSQSAALSRLALIENRIRNRQQARDGPALSNRSTPPAPQERETPLTLSDQSSSDLSMKGKRFLKKSVNASPTPAVVPKEKGPDLDLMPLGGFKAPTPPVRVASRGVTLDSDEEDMRKLLGGSFELSEDSLHKEARVSSQTTRKSFVKRSQKVSPSPPLVDWLSSVRALSRSPPFPQRLGSPNRFSSRALAQHSPSLSIRSASVVLSPSPSPPNTPASGRQGSPRARHLRCSRSSVSALSEVRSLEELFPEALGSLVELYPEDLPSDDAISEKSGVSDEFKLNIMSLDDLAPAITLGMSENKKMNKKETKAVKELAARSFMEEVSSEEQIPSEELRKDYESDFESEIRTETDRSRVSEISEHLKYGDKDMSEVRNYIVSDTSRQDKHSSVSEGDSHVTHTDYSRTTDSFTGRSSKGSYSRSSSRSHSVADTITPSSVWKRRSPSRRSVREAAVQTQADGLAYTWSSVCVGMAALGPAVGMAYVDPTPVASYTVSAESVEALSAYSPAVFALNDMLRQQLALTKHFVQTSRHLHSSLLQSLGPADYTYTTLEDTKEFIRCHKSPQLTMEVALEEVLQEMREYHYI; encoded by the exons ATGTGGAATCGTTGTGGCAGGAGTTCAGCTCTGGAAAGAGCACAGGCACAGCTCTCAGAGAGGAGAATTACCAAAAACACTGCTGACTCGAAGGATAACCCAGAGTGTTATGTGGCCAAAGGAACAGTTAAAACCCATGGAGATCCA GGATATGTGGACACCATTGCCAATAGGAGAAACACCTCACAAGCCAGACAAACCCCACTCCAGGACCTGAGCGACCTATCGTTATCCTTAGAGGACGACCCACCACCAGAGAGCGTTGGGGCTGGTTGGGGGAGCAGGTTCCTCAAGAAAGCCCCTCCACCTGCTACCAGCCAATCTCCAGCCCAGAGCAGGACCCAGACACAGCCGGTTGAGCCCAAATATGTGACCACATGCCAGAGGAGCTCACAGAGCGCGGCCCTGAGCCGACTGGCCCTCATAGAGAACCGCATCCGAAACCGGCAACAAGCCAGGGATGGACCAGCACTGTCTAATAGGAGTACACCACCAGCCCCCCAGGAGAGGGAGACGCCCCTGACCCTATCTGACCAGTCCAGCAGTGACCTCAGCATGAAGGGAAAACGCTTCCTGAAGAAGTCAGTGAATGCATCACCTACACCTGCTGTAGTTCCCAAGGAGAAAGGCCCAGATCTGGATCTCATGCCATTGGGTGGTTTCAAAGCCCCTACTCCTCCAGTCAGGGTGGCCAGTCGAGGTGTGACTCtggacagtgatgaggaggataTGAGGAAGCTCCTGGGAGGCTCTTTTGAGTTGTCAGAGGATAGCCTGCACAAAGAAGCAAGAGTGTCCTCACAGACAACTAGAAAG TCCTTCGTCAAAAGAAGCCAAAAGGTTTCACCCTCACCCCCACTGGTAGACTGGCTATCCTCAGTCAGAGCACTGTCCCGCTCCCCACCCTTTCCTCAACGACTCGGGTCCCCCAATCGCTTCTCCAGCCGAGCCCTGGCACAGCacagcccttctctctccatccgcAGTGCCTCAGTGGTCCTCTCTCCATCGCCCTCACCCCCCAACACTCCCGCCTCAGGCAGACAGGGCTCCCCCCGGGCCAGACACCTCAGGTGCTCCCGGTCCTCAGTGTCAGCCCTCAGCGAGGTGCGCTCCCTGGAGGAGCTCTTCCCTGAGGCCTTGGGCTCCCTGGTGGAACTCTACCCTGAGGACCTGCCCTCTGACGATGCCATCAGTGAGAAAAGTGGGGTCTCTGATG AATTCAAGCTTAACATTATGTCACTGGACGACCTGGCACCGGCCATCACACTTGGAATGTCTGAGAACAAAAAAATGAATAAG AAAGAAACCAAAGCGGTCAAGGAACTTGCCGCTAGATCATTTATGGAGGAAGTTTCCAGTGAGGAGCAGATCCCATCAGAGGAGCTCAGGAAGGACTATGAGAGTGACTTTGAGAGTGAGAtcaggactgagacagacaggagtAGGGTGAGTGAGATCTCTGAGCACCTGAAATACGGGGACAAGGACATGTCAGAGGTCAGGAACTACATCGTCTCGGACACATCCCGGCAAGATAAGCACTCCAGTGTCTCGGAGGGAGACAGTCACGTCACCCACACAGACTACAGTAGAACCACTGATTCATTCACTGGCAGAAGCAGCAAGGGTTCCTATTCCCGATCATCATCTCGCTCCCACTCTGTGGCTGACACCATCACGCCGTCTAGTGTGTGGAAAAGACGCTCGCCCAGCAGAAGGAGCGTGAGAGAGGCTGCGGTGCAGACCCAAGCAGACGGACTGGCCTACACCTGGTCCTCCG TCTGTGTAGGTATGGCCGCCCTGGGGCCAGCGGTGGGGATGGCCTACGTGGATCCAACCCCTGTTGCAAGTTACACCGTCAGTGCAGAGTCTGTGGAGG CCCTCAGTGCGTACAGCCCTGCTGTGTTTGCCCTTAACGACATGCTGAGGCAGCAGCTGGCCCTCACCAAACACTTTGTCCAGACCAGTCGCCACCTCCACTCCTCCTTGCTGCAGTCCCTGGGCCCTGCAGACTACACCTACACCACTCTGGAGGACACCAAGGAG TTCATTCGCTGTCACAAGTCTCCTCAGCTGACCATGGAAGTGGCCTTGGAGGAGGTTCTTCAGGAAATGAGAGAGTATCACTATATTTGA
- the lg4h19orf44 gene encoding uncharacterized protein C19orf44 homolog isoform X2, with product MWNRCGRSSALERAQAQLSERRITKNTADSKDNPECYVAKGTVKTHGDPGYVDTIANRRNTSQARQTPLQDLSDLSLSLEDDPPPESVGAGWGSRFLKKAPPPATSQSPAQSRTQTQPVEPKYVTTCQRSSQSAALSRLALIENRIRNRQQARDGPALSNRSTPPAPQERETPLTLSDQSSSDLSMKGKRFLKKSVNASPTPAVVPKEKGPDLDLMPLGGFKAPTPPVRVASRGVTLDSDEEDMRKLLGGSFELSEDSLHKEARVSSQTTRKSFVKRSQKVSPSPPLVDWLSSVRALSRSPPFPQRLGSPNRFSSRALAQHSPSLSIRSASVVLSPSPSPPNTPASGRQGSPRARHLRCSRSSVSALSEVRSLEELFPEALGSLVELYPEDLPSDDAISEKSGVSDEFKLNIMSLDDLAPAITLGMSENKKMNKKETKAVKELAARSFMEEVSSEEQIPSEELRKDYESDFESEIRTETDRSRVSEISEHLKYGDKDMSEVRNYIVSDTSRQDKHSSVSEGDSHVTHTDYSRTTDSFTGRSSKGSYSRSSSRSHSVADTITPSSVWKRRSPSRRSVREAAVQTQADGLAYTWSSGMAALGPAVGMAYVDPTPVASYTVSAESVEALSAYSPAVFALNDMLRQQLALTKHFVQTSRHLHSSLLQSLGPADYTYTTLEDTKEFIRCHKSPQLTMEVALEEVLQEMREYHYI from the exons ATGTGGAATCGTTGTGGCAGGAGTTCAGCTCTGGAAAGAGCACAGGCACAGCTCTCAGAGAGGAGAATTACCAAAAACACTGCTGACTCGAAGGATAACCCAGAGTGTTATGTGGCCAAAGGAACAGTTAAAACCCATGGAGATCCA GGATATGTGGACACCATTGCCAATAGGAGAAACACCTCACAAGCCAGACAAACCCCACTCCAGGACCTGAGCGACCTATCGTTATCCTTAGAGGACGACCCACCACCAGAGAGCGTTGGGGCTGGTTGGGGGAGCAGGTTCCTCAAGAAAGCCCCTCCACCTGCTACCAGCCAATCTCCAGCCCAGAGCAGGACCCAGACACAGCCGGTTGAGCCCAAATATGTGACCACATGCCAGAGGAGCTCACAGAGCGCGGCCCTGAGCCGACTGGCCCTCATAGAGAACCGCATCCGAAACCGGCAACAAGCCAGGGATGGACCAGCACTGTCTAATAGGAGTACACCACCAGCCCCCCAGGAGAGGGAGACGCCCCTGACCCTATCTGACCAGTCCAGCAGTGACCTCAGCATGAAGGGAAAACGCTTCCTGAAGAAGTCAGTGAATGCATCACCTACACCTGCTGTAGTTCCCAAGGAGAAAGGCCCAGATCTGGATCTCATGCCATTGGGTGGTTTCAAAGCCCCTACTCCTCCAGTCAGGGTGGCCAGTCGAGGTGTGACTCtggacagtgatgaggaggataTGAGGAAGCTCCTGGGAGGCTCTTTTGAGTTGTCAGAGGATAGCCTGCACAAAGAAGCAAGAGTGTCCTCACAGACAACTAGAAAG TCCTTCGTCAAAAGAAGCCAAAAGGTTTCACCCTCACCCCCACTGGTAGACTGGCTATCCTCAGTCAGAGCACTGTCCCGCTCCCCACCCTTTCCTCAACGACTCGGGTCCCCCAATCGCTTCTCCAGCCGAGCCCTGGCACAGCacagcccttctctctccatccgcAGTGCCTCAGTGGTCCTCTCTCCATCGCCCTCACCCCCCAACACTCCCGCCTCAGGCAGACAGGGCTCCCCCCGGGCCAGACACCTCAGGTGCTCCCGGTCCTCAGTGTCAGCCCTCAGCGAGGTGCGCTCCCTGGAGGAGCTCTTCCCTGAGGCCTTGGGCTCCCTGGTGGAACTCTACCCTGAGGACCTGCCCTCTGACGATGCCATCAGTGAGAAAAGTGGGGTCTCTGATG AATTCAAGCTTAACATTATGTCACTGGACGACCTGGCACCGGCCATCACACTTGGAATGTCTGAGAACAAAAAAATGAATAAG AAAGAAACCAAAGCGGTCAAGGAACTTGCCGCTAGATCATTTATGGAGGAAGTTTCCAGTGAGGAGCAGATCCCATCAGAGGAGCTCAGGAAGGACTATGAGAGTGACTTTGAGAGTGAGAtcaggactgagacagacaggagtAGGGTGAGTGAGATCTCTGAGCACCTGAAATACGGGGACAAGGACATGTCAGAGGTCAGGAACTACATCGTCTCGGACACATCCCGGCAAGATAAGCACTCCAGTGTCTCGGAGGGAGACAGTCACGTCACCCACACAGACTACAGTAGAACCACTGATTCATTCACTGGCAGAAGCAGCAAGGGTTCCTATTCCCGATCATCATCTCGCTCCCACTCTGTGGCTGACACCATCACGCCGTCTAGTGTGTGGAAAAGACGCTCGCCCAGCAGAAGGAGCGTGAGAGAGGCTGCGGTGCAGACCCAAGCAGACGGACTGGCCTACACCTGGTCCTCCG GTATGGCCGCCCTGGGGCCAGCGGTGGGGATGGCCTACGTGGATCCAACCCCTGTTGCAAGTTACACCGTCAGTGCAGAGTCTGTGGAGG CCCTCAGTGCGTACAGCCCTGCTGTGTTTGCCCTTAACGACATGCTGAGGCAGCAGCTGGCCCTCACCAAACACTTTGTCCAGACCAGTCGCCACCTCCACTCCTCCTTGCTGCAGTCCCTGGGCCCTGCAGACTACACCTACACCACTCTGGAGGACACCAAGGAG TTCATTCGCTGTCACAAGTCTCCTCAGCTGACCATGGAAGTGGCCTTGGAGGAGGTTCTTCAGGAAATGAGAGAGTATCACTATATTTGA
- the LOC109889181 gene encoding calreticulin-like — protein MRVAVAICSVFASLAVIIDATVYFKEQFQDGDAWKSRWLVSKHKTDYGEWQLTAGKFYGDAEADKGLQTSQDARFYALSSRFEPFSNEGKPLVVQFTVKHEQKIDCGGGYVKIFPADLDQAAMHGDSQYYIMFGPDICGYSTKKVHVIFNYKGKNHLIKKEIKCKDDELTHLYTLILNPDQTYEVKINNEKVESGTLEEDWDILPAKTIKDPEAKKPEDWDDRPKIDDPTDTKPEGWEKPENIPDPDAKKPDDWDVDMDGEWEPPVIPNPEYQGEWNPKQIDNPDYKGTWVHPEIDNPDYTADTSIYKFDNIGVLGLDLWQVKSGTIFDNFLIGDDVKEAEEFGNETWGTTKEPEKKMKDAQEEEERKAREEEEKSKKDTADDEGDDDEEDESKEEEEEDSPTEEGEEETPKKDKDEL, from the exons ATGAGGGTCGCAGTGGCAATATGTTCAGTTTTTGCATCGCTAGCTGTCATCATCGACGCTACTGTATACTTCAAGGAACAATTTCAGGATGGAG ATGCATGGAAGAGCCGGTGGCTTGTATCAAAGCACAAGACTGACTATGGAGAGTGGCAACTGACTGCTGGGAAGTTTTATGGTGATGCTGAGGCCGATAAAG GCCTCCAGACCAGCCAGGATGCCCGTTTCTATGCTCTCTCCAGCCGCTTTGAACCCTTCAGCAACGAGGGCAAGCCCCTGGTGGTCCAGTTCACTGTCAAACACGAGCAGAAGATCGACTGTGGCGGCGGATATGTCAAAATCTTCCCAGCAGACCTAGACCAGGCAGCTATGCACGGAGACTCGCAGTACTACATCATGTTTG GGCCAGACATCTGTGGCTACAGCACCAAGAAGGTTCACGTCATCTTTAACTATAAAGGCAAGAACCACCTCATCAAGAAAGAAATCAAATGCAAG GATGACGAGCTGACACACCTGTACACTCTGATCCTGAACCCAGACCAGACATACGAGGTGAAGATCAACAATGAGAAGGTGGAGTCAGGCACTTTGGAGGAGGACTGGGACATTCTGCCCGCAAAGACCATCAAGGACCCTGAGGCCAAGAAGCCAGAGGACTGGGACGACAGGCCCAAGATTGACGATCCTACAGACACCAAGCCAGAG GGCTGGGAGAAGCCTGAGAACATCCCTGACCCTGATGCTAAGAAGCCTGatgactgggatgtggacatggatGGAGAGTGGGAGCCTCCTGTGATCCCCAACCCGGAGTATCAG GGAGAGTGGAATCCAAAGCAGATTGACAACCCCGACTACAAAGGTACCTGGGTGCATCCTGAGATTGATAACCCTGATTACACAGCCGACACCTCCATCTACAAGTTTGACAACATTGGAGTGCTGGGTCTGGACCTGTGGCAG GTGAAGTCTGGCACCATCTTTGACAACTTCCTGATTGGTGATGATGTAAAGGAGGCGGAGGAGTTTGGAAATGAAACCTGGGGAACTACAAAG GAACCAGAAAAGAAAATGAAAGatgcacaggaggaggaggagaggaaagcgagagaagaggaggagaagagcaaGAAGGACACTGCTGACGATGAGggagatgatgatgaggaggatgagtcaaaggaggaggaggaagaggacagccCAACGGAAGAAGGGGAAGAGGAAACTCCCAAGAAGGACAAGGACGAGTTGTAA